In Haloarchaeobius salinus, the sequence ACGCCAGCTCGAACCGGATGCGCTCGCCGTCGGACCCACGCGTCTCCCGGCCGGTGACGGTGACGGTACCGATGTCCGCCGTCGACTCGACGTGGGTGCCGGCACAGGCGGTGCGGTCGTAGGGAACTGCTGCGGCGTCGGTCCGGTCGCAGGGGCCGGCGGGCCCGTCGCCGCCGATCTCCACGATGCGGAGCTCCGTGATCGAGTCGGGGAGGAGGTCGATGCGGGTGCGGTCGGTGTCGAGTTCGGCCTCGGCGGTCTCGCGGTCCATCTCGTACCAGCGAACCGGGAGCGCCTCGGCGACGAGTCCGTTCAGGCCGTCCTCGATGGTCGCGAGGTCGTCCTCGTCGAAGCGGTCGTAGGCACAGTCCAGTCGGGCGCGGTCCTCGTACACCTGGTTGCCCGTCGTCGGCGCGTCGAACTCGTCGAGCAGGAGCGCCGAGAGGAGGTGCTGGGCGGTGTGGTAGCGCATGTGGGCGTGGCGGCGGTCCCAGTCGAGCTCGCCGACGACGGCGGTGCCCGGCTCCGGCGGGTCGCCGTCGAGCGTGTGGTAGATGGTGTCCTTCTTCGCGACGTCGGTGACGGCCCACCCGGTGCCGTCGGCGGTGATGGTGCCCCGGTCGTCGGGCTGGCCGCCACCCGATGGGTAGAAGCAGGTGCGGTCGAGGACCACCCGGTCGCCGGCGACGCGCTCGACGGTCGCCTCGAAGCGACGGGTGGACGAATCTGTCAGGTAGAGCGCTTCTGTCACGTCCGGAGCGAGGCTCTCCGAACACTTAATCGGCACTGTCGTAACGCCTAAGAGTTGTAGCGCCGTTTGTACGGGTAACAATGACTACGGACCGTCTAATCTGGTGGGATTCTCTATGGGTGTCGAGATAAAGGAATCACGGGTCACCGACGAGGAGTACGAGGAGATGCAGGCGTTCGTGCACGACTACCTCCTCGCCAGCGTCGAGAACGAGGACGAGGGCGGCCGGATGCGCTGGTACCCGTGGCACTCCGCGGAGTACCGCTTCAACCACATCCTCAACGTCGTCGCCCTCGCGACGAAGATCGCGAAGCAGGAGGGCGCTGACGTCGACGTGACGCGGGTCGCCGCGCTCTTTCACGACATCGCGAAGCTCGACGCCGACCAGGACGTCCACGCCGAGGAGGGTGCCCGGGTCGCCCGGCAGTACCTCGAGACCCGCGGCGAGTTCCCGTCGTCGTTCGTCGACGAGGTGTGTCGCGCCATCGAGAACCACTCGTACCAGGGCGACCTCTCGGACCTCTCGCTGGAGACGCAGTGTCTCATCGAGGCCGACGTGCTCGACAAGGTCGGCGCGAACGGCACGGCGCTGATGC encodes:
- a CDS encoding alanyl-tRNA editing protein — its product is MTEALYLTDSSTRRFEATVERVAGDRVVLDRTCFYPSGGGQPDDRGTITADGTGWAVTDVAKKDTIYHTLDGDPPEPGTAVVGELDWDRRHAHMRYHTAQHLLSALLLDEFDAPTTGNQVYEDRARLDCAYDRFDEDDLATIEDGLNGLVAEALPVRWYEMDRETAEAELDTDRTRIDLLPDSITELRIVEIGGDGPAGPCDRTDAAAVPYDRTACAGTHVESTADIGTVTVTGRETRGSDGERIRFELA
- a CDS encoding HD domain-containing protein — protein: MGVEIKESRVTDEEYEEMQAFVHDYLLASVENEDEGGRMRWYPWHSAEYRFNHILNVVALATKIAKQEGADVDVTRVAALFHDIAKLDADQDVHAEEGARVARQYLETRGEFPSSFVDEVCRAIENHSYQGDLSDLSLETQCLIEADVLDKVGANGTALMLLRMGYEARTHMDAAEMVDRVLERGHDAADRIESDTAESIAHQRLKRVKWFREWLELEVAEMELGDVDPVL